The segment TGCGAATATTAATTAGAGGCTAATTCAGGGTATACATTaaattcaagaagaaaatggattCACCTACAGCTTGGTGGATTTAGACACTTATATACAGCAGATGCAGGTTGCTTGTAAGTAGGTATACTATTGATGTCGACAAATCTGACTTCACCAGGACCAAAAGAAAGATCCCTATGCCtgtgaaaaaaaaaccaaagtaaAATTACCAAAAGAAAAGTTTATTGTGTTCTATATCATGGTAACTAACTTGAAATGTTTGAAGACTAATTCATTCTTTATGGTCCCGCATACCTTCGAAAATCAAGCCCAACTAAACCAGCTTGAAGGACTGTTAAGTTGTCAGAATCTGGTGAGACGATGATGACCGTGTCCCCAGAGTACTGAGTTTCAAGAATTGACATCAGCTGTGTCACACGAACAAACACATCTTCAACACTCTCATTTGGGGTTCCATCATTAATTGGAGGTGGCTTGATGCTCGGGGAAATACTATCAGATGCATACACCTGAGGCATGTTCATGCAAGCAAGTAGGGAATGTTAAGGATACTgaattttaaggatataaacaCAACTAATCCATATTAATAAACCATGTATTTTCACAACATGCCTACAAAAGGATAGGATGGAAATCTTACTTCAGAAACAGATTCCAAGTTCTTGCCTTCAAAAGCTCCCAGTCCACGGGCATCCAGAAAGCTGTACTCTGGAACTATGAAACTGCAACCAGTGAACACAGCAAACAAAGTTAGAAGTTTGAAGGATAGACTGTTATGAATTAAGGCGACGTATTCTTGCGATGCTGTTACCCTCCTAAACTACTCTTAAAATTAGAActtgaatataaaaaactaaGCAAGGAAATAGTTCAAATTCACAGCCCCCATTTAGCTGCTAGGGAaacagaaataaaaaaacaagaaagatgaTTTCGTcttacattttcctttcttcttttttttttttctaattcccAAAGATAAAATCTCAACTCAAATAAGCCAAATAAATACTAGGCTCAATTGAATGGAGATTTTGCTTTCTTGGGGACAATTAGTGTTACAAGGAAGATCCAAAATCATGATTTCTCCCAGACAACTGCATTTCTGCCACACCCAAATGAACTATCTACCTCGATAGTTTCATATCCAAACACATAAGCTCCAAAACCCTCATCTTTTTTTGTTCAATTCAATATAGATTCACACACCTCCGGGTGACCCCGTTTACGGAAGCAATGATCTCTGCGGCCTGGTAAGCTCTCTGGGTAATAGAAGGCCATATCCAGCAGCTCCCTTCACAAGCCTTCATGGCCTTCAATTCAAAAGCTGCCCTCACTGTCTGCTTCTTCCCTCTCTCCGACAACCCACTATCCACTGAGGTCTTGGCAACTGGATTCGTGTTAATTATCCCCATGCTTTCAAATTCCGATTCCCCAGCCCTGACCAAATAGTACCTTTCCACACCAACAACCacgaaaataaaaattcctcaACAACAATTATAGTAGAAACAATGATAATATAGTgctgtttggatgctgagaagaTGTGGgacaataaaacaaatc is part of the Vitis riparia cultivar Riparia Gloire de Montpellier isolate 1030 chromosome 17, EGFV_Vit.rip_1.0, whole genome shotgun sequence genome and harbors:
- the LOC117904232 gene encoding uncharacterized protein LOC117904232 isoform X1 — encoded protein: MLHIEFNSALLFHRKHTNPQQISRIQLSSNGWRQKNHKTVEEFKTMVISSNPLAPELHISSHQQPYPSIPFSTGPNNVILPINRRHLLASLSVAVAPFFTSQPPDAGARGLFQMPPARLTNRYYLVRAGESEFESMGIINTNPVAKTSVDSGLSERGKKQTVRAAFELKAMKACEGSCWIWPSITQRAYQAAEIIASVNGVTRSFIVPEYSFLDARGLGAFEGKNLESVSEVYASDSISPSIKPPPINDGTPNESVEDVFVRVTQLMSILETQYSGDTVIIVSPDSDNLTVLQAGLVGLDFRRHRDLSFGPGEVRFVDINSIPTYKQPASAVYKCLNPPSCSGHFFFFRSAVEVCVGVASEGQQS
- the LOC117904232 gene encoding uncharacterized protein LOC117904232 isoform X2 — protein: MLHIEFNSALLFHRKHTNPQQISRIQLSSNGWRQKNHKTVEEFKTMVISSNPLAPELHISSHQQPYPSIPFSTGPNNVILPINRRHLLASLSVAVAPFFTSQPPDAGARGLFQMPPARLTNRYYLVRAGESEFESMGIINTNPVAKTSVDSGLSERGKKQTVRAAFELKAMKACEGSCWIWPSITQRAYQAAEIIASVNGVTRSFIVPEYSFLDARGLGAFEGKNLESVSEVYASDSISPSIKPPPINDGTPNESVEDVFVRVTQLMSILETQYSGDTVIIVSPDSDNLTVLQAGLVGLDFRRHRDLSFGPGEVRFVDINSIPTYKQPASAVYKCLNPPSCRSAVEVCVGVASEGQQS
- the LOC117904232 gene encoding uncharacterized protein LOC117904232 isoform X3 → MLHIEFNSALLFHRKHTNPQQISRIQLSSNGWRQKNHKTVEEFKTMVISSNPLAPELHISSHQQPYPSIPFSTGPNNVILPINRRHLLASLSVAVAPFFTSQPPDAGARGLFQMPPARLTNRYYLVRAGESEFESMGIINTNPVAKTSVDSGLSERGKKQTVRAAFELKAMKACEGSCWIWPSITQRAYQAAEIIASVNGVTRSFIVPEYSFLDARGLGAFEGKNLESVSEVYASDSISPSIKPPPINDGTPNESVEDVFVRVTQLMSILETQYSGDTVIIVSPDSDNLTVLQAGLVGLDFRRHRDLSFGPGEVRFVDINSIPTYKQPASAVYKCLNPPSLATFFFLGQLWKYVLA
- the LOC117904232 gene encoding uncharacterized protein LOC117904232 isoform X4; protein product: MLHIEFNSALLFHRKHTNPQQISRIQLSSNGWRQKNHKTVEEFKTMVISSNPLAPELHISSHQQPYPSIPFSTGPNNVILPINRRHLLASLSVAVAPFFTSQPPDAGARGLFQMPPARLTNRYYLVRAGESEFESMGIINTNPVAKTSVDSGLSERGKKQTVRAAFELKAMKACEGSCWIWPSITQRAYQAAEIIASVNGVTRSFIVPEYSFLDARGLGAFEGKNLESVSEVYASDSISPSIKPPPINDGTPNESVEDVFVRVTQLMSILETQYSGDTVIIVSPDSDNLTVLQAGLVGLDFRRHRDLSFGPGEVRFVDINSIPTYKQPASAVYKCLNPPSCQLWKYVLA